The following coding sequences are from one Pongo abelii isolate AG06213 chromosome 3, NHGRI_mPonAbe1-v2.0_pri, whole genome shotgun sequence window:
- the PDGFC gene encoding platelet-derived growth factor C isoform X3, which produces MPQFTEAVSPSVLPPSALPLDLLNNAITAFRTLEDLIRYLEPERWQVDLEDLYRPTWQLLGKAFVFGRKSRVVDLNLLTEEVRLYSCTPRNFSVSIREELKRTDTIFWPGCLLVKRCGGNCACCLHNCNECQCVPSKVTKKYHEVLQLRPKTGVRGLHKSLTDVALEHHEECDCVCRGSTGG; this is translated from the exons CAATTCACAGAAGCTGTGAGTCCTTCAGTGCTACCCCCTTCAGCTTTGCCACTGGACCTGCTTAATAATGCTATAACTGCCTTTCGTACCTTGGAAGACCTTATTCGATATCTTGAACCAGAGAGATGGCAGGTGGACTTAGAAGATCTATATAGGCCAACTTGGCAACTTCTTGGCAAGGCTTTTGTTTTTGGAAGAAAATCCAGAG TGGTGGATCTGAACCTTCTAACGGAGGAGGTAAGATTATACAGCTGCACACCTCGTAACTTCTCAGTGTCCATAAGGGAAGAACTAAAGAGAACCGATACCATTTTCTGGCCAGGTTGTCTCCTGGTTAAACGCTGTGGTGGGAACTGTGCCTGTTGTCTCCACAATTGCAATGAATGTCAATGTGTCCCAAGCAAAGTTACTAAAAAATACCACGAG GTCCTTCAGTTGAGACCAAAGACCGGTGTCAGGGGATTGCATAAATCACTCACCGACGTGGCCCTGGAGCACCATGAGgagtgtgactgtgtgtgcaGAGGGAGCACAGGAGGATAG